The proteins below are encoded in one region of Paenacidovorax monticola:
- a CDS encoding TonB-dependent receptor: MHKHLSPLAFAALAGLAQAAELPTVDVTDTHVSPGGSLGLDLPGTTGSRLGLTPRETPASVSSLGASDIAERGLTRAQDVAVRMPGVTEAPAPGNGGTSLVARGFAGHNSVAQLVDGTRLVVATGTVSYPFSTWPLESVEVLRGPASVLYGDGAIGAAVNYVTKRPVFGAPQREAFVSVGSFGTVQGGVGLRGPVSEVLAYSVYLDAEKSDGYRPLMDTQRHNYALALALRASRDLNVTLSFDGGVNDDARYFGTPLRNGVLDGRLRRTNFNVADSVVRYDDRMLRAKVEYEAGGGVRLRNETYRFTADRHWRNTESYAFNAAGTRVNRGDYVEILHDLQQTGNRFDAVFDGHLAGLKNRLVAGLDWYSTRYLNTSNSPYGGASVVDPYGFDPGLFQSPVPTTPARRSTLRTTALFAENALDLGPHWKLVAGLRADRMELDTTDLRTGVALSKRYTPVTGRLGAVWSPSEALSLYGQFSTGTDPLSGALSLPGGGNTFDLTKGRQAEVGAKGAVPAVRGEWTVALYKTEKRNLLSRDATNPAITQQVGQQSSTGIELAFAAEPVRGWTIDANAAFLRARYDAFQELVAGSLVSRNGNTPTGVPERTASLWTAWRFLPQWQAGLGARYVGARQGNAANTAQLPSYTVLDASLAYEPSRTLQFALAVKNLTDRDYALSGTANVRWLLGAPRTVQLTARARF; the protein is encoded by the coding sequence CGCCTCGGACATCGCCGAGCGTGGCCTCACGCGCGCGCAGGACGTGGCCGTGCGCATGCCCGGCGTCACCGAGGCGCCCGCGCCCGGCAACGGCGGCACCAGTCTTGTGGCGCGCGGCTTCGCGGGCCACAACTCGGTGGCGCAGCTCGTGGACGGCACGCGGCTCGTGGTGGCCACGGGCACGGTGAGCTACCCGTTCTCCACCTGGCCCCTGGAGTCGGTCGAGGTGCTGCGGGGACCGGCGTCGGTGCTGTACGGCGATGGCGCCATCGGCGCGGCCGTGAACTACGTGACCAAGCGCCCGGTCTTCGGGGCCCCGCAGCGCGAGGCCTTCGTGAGCGTGGGCTCGTTCGGCACCGTGCAGGGCGGCGTGGGGCTGCGAGGCCCCGTCAGCGAGGTGCTGGCCTACTCGGTATACCTTGACGCCGAGAAGAGCGACGGCTACCGCCCGCTCATGGATACGCAGCGCCACAACTACGCGCTGGCCCTGGCCTTGCGCGCGAGCCGCGACCTGAACGTGACGCTCTCGTTCGACGGCGGCGTGAACGACGATGCGCGCTACTTCGGCACGCCGTTGCGCAACGGCGTGCTCGACGGGCGCCTGCGGCGCACCAACTTCAACGTGGCCGACTCGGTGGTGCGCTACGACGACCGCATGCTGCGCGCCAAGGTCGAGTACGAGGCCGGCGGCGGTGTGCGCCTGCGCAACGAGACCTACCGTTTCACGGCCGACCGCCACTGGCGCAACACCGAGTCCTATGCCTTCAACGCCGCGGGCACCCGCGTGAACCGCGGCGACTACGTGGAGATCCTGCACGACCTGCAGCAGACGGGCAACCGTTTCGACGCGGTCTTCGACGGCCACCTGGCGGGTCTGAAGAATCGCCTCGTCGCGGGCCTGGACTGGTACAGCACGCGCTACCTCAACACCAGCAACTCGCCCTACGGTGGCGCAAGCGTGGTGGACCCGTACGGCTTCGACCCCGGCCTGTTCCAGAGCCCCGTGCCCACCACGCCGGCACGCCGCTCCACGCTGAGGACCACGGCCCTGTTCGCCGAGAACGCGCTCGACCTCGGTCCGCACTGGAAGCTCGTGGCGGGCCTGCGCGCCGACCGCATGGAGCTGGACACCACCGACCTGCGCACCGGCGTGGCCCTGTCCAAGCGTTACACGCCCGTCACTGGCCGCCTGGGTGCCGTGTGGTCCCCCAGCGAGGCGCTGTCGCTCTACGGCCAGTTCAGCACCGGCACCGATCCGCTCAGCGGCGCACTGTCGCTGCCCGGCGGCGGCAACACGTTCGATTTGACCAAGGGCCGCCAGGCCGAAGTGGGGGCCAAGGGAGCCGTGCCCGCCGTGCGCGGCGAATGGACCGTGGCGCTCTACAAGACCGAGAAGCGCAACCTGCTCTCGCGCGATGCCACGAACCCAGCCATCACGCAGCAGGTCGGCCAGCAGTCCTCCACCGGCATCGAGCTGGCGTTTGCCGCCGAGCCCGTGCGCGGCTGGACCATCGACGCCAACGCCGCCTTCCTGCGCGCGCGCTACGACGCGTTCCAGGAGCTGGTGGCGGGCAGCCTGGTCTCGCGCAACGGCAACACGCCCACGGGCGTGCCCGAGCGCACGGCCAGCCTCTGGACGGCCTGGCGCTTCCTGCCCCAATGGCAGGCCGGCCTGGGCGCGCGCTACGTGGGCGCGCGCCAGGGCAATGCGGCCAACACCGCGCAACTGCCGTCGTACACGGTGCTGGACGCCTCGCTGGCCTACGAGCCGTCGCGCACGCTGCAGTTCGCCCTGGCCGTGAAGAACCTGACCGATCGCGACTACGCCCTGTCGGGCACGGCCAACGTGCGCTGGCTGCTGGGTGCGCCGCGCACGGTGCAGCTCACTGCGCGCGCCCGCTTCTGA
- a CDS encoding PepSY domain-containing protein, which translates to MKKTLIFLHKWLGVALALFFLMWFASGVVLYFVPFPGLTQAERLAALPPLRLGEGCCLAAGDAARRAGLRPVAGGEARLGMLGDLPVWRLQASAQAGSGEGTGQAPARWHALDARSGALLAPLSMAQAIAVAEAFSGRRATGAEWVERDQWTVPQGLDAHRPLAKVALDGGDGLELYVSPGAAEVVRDTRRAERFWNWLGAVPHWIYPTVLRQFPKAWHQVVVWLSIPGVLLAATGLVLGVWQLFLNRRRWIPYRKFWLRWHHIAGLVAAVFTLTWMFSGLLSMNPFGVFGAAAAAAPVRAQWAGGPAAAVRAPGEAVALAEARGLQALELDLLRAADQAWYRVRGRDAQGALSQWLVRADGPEATVARALPDALVQERLRALRPGAGAPAVEKLEAYDDLYYGRRADGSAAFTRPLPVWRARWAGDGVAVYADPASGRIVLYADAGTAWQRVLYHGLHSLDFAPLRERPMLRTALVVGLSLLGLALCVTSCVLAWRVLAPGRARRASRAHAPTRGRLGA; encoded by the coding sequence ATGAAAAAGACCCTCATCTTCCTGCACAAGTGGCTGGGCGTGGCGCTGGCGCTGTTCTTCCTGATGTGGTTCGCGAGCGGCGTGGTGCTGTACTTCGTTCCCTTTCCCGGCCTTACGCAGGCCGAGCGCCTCGCCGCGCTGCCGCCTCTGCGCCTGGGCGAAGGGTGCTGCCTGGCGGCTGGCGACGCGGCCCGGCGCGCGGGGCTGCGGCCCGTGGCGGGTGGCGAGGCGCGCCTGGGCATGCTGGGCGACCTGCCGGTGTGGCGCCTGCAGGCCAGCGCGCAGGCCGGGAGTGGGGAGGGGACGGGGCAGGCGCCTGCGCGCTGGCATGCGCTCGATGCGCGCAGCGGCGCCCTGCTGGCCCCGCTGTCCATGGCGCAGGCCATCGCCGTGGCCGAAGCCTTCAGCGGCCGCCGCGCCACGGGTGCCGAATGGGTGGAGCGAGACCAGTGGACCGTGCCCCAGGGACTGGACGCGCACCGTCCGCTCGCCAAGGTGGCGCTGGACGGCGGCGATGGGCTGGAGCTGTACGTGTCGCCGGGCGCGGCCGAGGTGGTGCGCGACACGCGCCGCGCCGAGCGCTTCTGGAACTGGCTGGGTGCCGTGCCGCACTGGATCTATCCCACGGTGCTGCGGCAGTTCCCGAAGGCGTGGCACCAGGTGGTGGTGTGGTTGTCGATCCCCGGCGTGCTGCTGGCGGCCACGGGCCTGGTGCTTGGCGTCTGGCAGCTGTTCCTGAACCGGCGGCGCTGGATTCCGTACCGCAAGTTCTGGCTGCGCTGGCACCACATCGCGGGCTTGGTGGCGGCAGTGTTCACGCTGACCTGGATGTTCTCCGGGCTCCTGTCGATGAACCCCTTCGGCGTGTTCGGCGCCGCCGCAGCGGCGGCTCCGGTGCGCGCCCAATGGGCCGGAGGGCCGGCCGCCGCCGTGCGCGCGCCCGGTGAGGCCGTGGCGCTGGCCGAGGCCCGGGGGCTGCAGGCCCTGGAGCTGGACTTGCTGCGCGCGGCGGACCAGGCCTGGTACCGGGTGCGCGGGCGGGACGCGCAGGGCGCCCTGTCGCAATGGCTGGTGCGCGCAGATGGCCCCGAGGCCACCGTGGCCCGGGCCCTGCCCGATGCCCTGGTGCAGGAGCGCCTGCGCGCGCTGCGCCCCGGTGCGGGGGCGCCGGCCGTCGAGAAACTCGAGGCCTACGACGATCTCTACTACGGCCGGCGCGCGGACGGCTCGGCGGCCTTCACCCGGCCGCTGCCCGTGTGGCGTGCGCGCTGGGCCGGGGACGGCGTGGCCGTGTACGCCGACCCGGCCTCGGGCCGCATCGTGCTGTATGCGGACGCGGGCACGGCCTGGCAGCGTGTGCTCTACCACGGCCTGCACAGCCTGGACTTCGCGCCGCTGCGCGAGCGCCCCATGCTGCGCACCGCCCTGGTGGTGGGGCTGTCGCTGCTGGGCCTGGCGCTGTGCGTCACCTCGTGCGTGCTGGCCTGGCGCGTGCTGGCGCCGGGGCGCGCGCGGCGCGCTTCGCGGGCACATGCACCCACTCGCGGTAGGCTTGGCGCATGA
- a CDS encoding sodium/glutamate symporter — protein sequence MTTLQLDNAWTLVAAVATILLGMRIHRACPALDRANIPPAVSAGLLLSVLLALLRAGGIVDLRLAAAPRDVLLLVFFASLGFGAHLGRLATAGRGALVICLAVVLVAVGQNLAGMLLASAFGQPAALGLFAGSAAYLGGHGTATAWASAAPVEGALEVGLGSATLGLVLGGLVAGPVAAWLARRGDGGSGVADAAGLPVPHADAHDAAAPVRASPFSSDRWLLPLLGLLACVAAGPQLRALLAAQGWQAPTFLLVLLAAVVLTNGVDAARRPFDTEATDLVGTLALRIFLALAMLALDWAELAGQLPLLLSGALVQVLVTAAVGLAVVYTLFGRGREGAVACGGFIGFSMGAMPIGLAVMRRLQATFGDAPRAMLAITLAASLFTDTANALILTALLRWLGVA from the coding sequence ATGACGACCCTGCAACTCGACAACGCCTGGACGCTGGTGGCGGCCGTGGCGACCATTCTGCTGGGCATGCGCATCCACCGCGCCTGCCCCGCGCTCGACCGCGCCAACATTCCGCCCGCCGTGTCGGCGGGGCTGCTGCTGTCGGTGCTGCTCGCGCTGTTGCGCGCGGGCGGCATCGTGGACCTGCGCCTGGCGGCCGCGCCGCGCGACGTGCTGCTGCTCGTGTTCTTCGCCTCGCTGGGCTTCGGCGCGCACCTGGGGCGCCTGGCCACGGCGGGCCGGGGCGCGCTGGTGATCTGCCTGGCCGTGGTGCTCGTGGCCGTGGGGCAGAACCTCGCGGGCATGCTGCTGGCCTCGGCCTTCGGCCAGCCTGCCGCGCTGGGCCTGTTCGCGGGCAGCGCGGCCTACCTGGGCGGGCATGGCACGGCCACGGCCTGGGCCAGCGCCGCGCCCGTGGAGGGCGCGCTGGAGGTCGGCCTGGGCAGCGCCACGCTGGGCCTGGTGCTGGGCGGCCTGGTGGCCGGGCCCGTGGCCGCCTGGCTCGCACGGCGCGGCGATGGCGGCTCCGGGGTTGCCGACGCCGCCGGCCTGCCGGTGCCGCACGCCGATGCCCACGACGCGGCCGCGCCCGTGCGGGCCTCGCCGTTCTCGTCGGACCGCTGGCTGCTGCCGCTGCTGGGCCTGCTGGCCTGCGTGGCCGCCGGGCCGCAACTGCGCGCGCTGCTGGCCGCGCAGGGCTGGCAGGCGCCCACTTTCCTGCTGGTGCTGCTCGCGGCCGTGGTGCTCACCAACGGGGTGGATGCCGCGCGGCGGCCCTTCGATACCGAGGCCACCGACCTCGTGGGCACGCTCGCGCTGCGCATCTTCCTGGCCCTGGCCATGCTCGCGCTCGACTGGGCGGAGCTGGCGGGGCAACTGCCGCTGCTGCTGTCGGGCGCGCTCGTGCAGGTCCTGGTCACCGCCGCCGTGGGGCTGGCCGTGGTCTACACGCTGTTCGGGCGCGGGCGCGAAGGGGCCGTGGCCTGCGGTGGCTTCATCGGATTCAGCATGGGGGCCATGCCCATCGGGCTGGCCGTGATGCGCCGGCTGCAGGCCACGTTCGGTGACGCGCCCCGGGCCATGCTGGCCATCACGCTGGCCGCCTCGCTGTTCACCGACACGGCCAATGCGCTGATCCTCACGGCGTTGCTGCGCTGGCTGGGGGTGGCATGA
- a CDS encoding aminotransferase class I/II-fold pyridoxal phosphate-dependent enzyme: MSDWCGAPTHGGPDALGVPLHDFSTNSNACGPCPEAQAAVAGADAARYPDPAYTALRAALGRLHGVDAARVLIAGSASEFIHRATALAVRSGLRAVLLPAHSYGDYAQAAQAWGLALRRATEDAGQGPEVEPVLHWACEPASPLGQQDPALRDWDRTPWMAGLRVLDCAYAPLRLDAGEGAEGTGGAVRAFALPEPGGAWQLWSPNKALGLTGVRAAYAIAPEGAEDRVQALRALAPSWPTGAHGVALLQAWAQPSVQQWLARSRPVLGGWKRQQLALCAELGWPVRPGSLANYFVARPPVADLAGALQALRAQGIKLRDCASFGLPGHVRLGVLGPQAQQALRRAWLARP; encoded by the coding sequence GTGAGCGATTGGTGCGGCGCGCCCACGCATGGCGGCCCCGACGCGCTGGGCGTGCCGCTGCACGACTTCTCGACCAACAGCAACGCCTGTGGGCCGTGCCCCGAGGCGCAGGCCGCCGTGGCCGGGGCCGATGCGGCGCGCTATCCCGACCCGGCCTACACCGCGCTGCGCGCGGCGCTGGGCCGGCTCCATGGCGTGGACGCGGCGCGCGTGCTGATTGCGGGCAGCGCCAGCGAATTCATCCACCGCGCCACGGCCCTGGCCGTGCGCAGCGGCCTGCGGGCCGTGCTGCTGCCCGCCCACAGCTATGGCGACTATGCGCAGGCCGCGCAAGCCTGGGGGCTGGCGCTGCGACGGGCCACAGAGGACGCAGGGCAGGGCCCCGAGGTCGAACCTGTGCTGCACTGGGCCTGCGAGCCCGCGAGCCCGCTGGGCCAGCAAGACCCCGCGCTGCGGGACTGGGACCGCACGCCCTGGATGGCCGGTCTGCGCGTGCTCGACTGCGCCTATGCGCCGCTGCGGCTCGATGCGGGGGAGGGCGCTGAGGGCACCGGGGGCGCGGTGCGCGCCTTTGCCCTCCCGGAGCCCGGTGGTGCCTGGCAGCTGTGGTCGCCCAACAAGGCCCTGGGCCTGACCGGCGTGCGCGCGGCTTACGCCATCGCTCCCGAGGGCGCCGAGGACCGGGTCCAGGCGCTGCGGGCCCTGGCGCCTTCCTGGCCCACGGGCGCGCACGGCGTGGCATTGCTCCAGGCCTGGGCGCAGCCGTCGGTGCAGCAGTGGCTGGCGCGCAGCCGCCCCGTGCTGGGCGGCTGGAAGCGCCAGCAGCTGGCGCTGTGCGCCGAGCTCGGCTGGCCGGTGCGGCCGGGGAGCCTGGCCAATTACTTCGTCGCCCGGCCGCCCGTGGCCGACCTCGCCGGCGCGCTGCAGGCTCTGCGCGCGCAGGGCATCAAGCTGCGCGACTGCGCCTCGTTCGGCCTGCCGGGCCATGTGCGACTCGGCGTGCTGGGGCCACAGGCCCAGCAGGCCTTGCGCCGGGCCTGGCTGGCGCGGCCCTGA